The Streptomyces sp. NBC_01689 genome includes a window with the following:
- a CDS encoding SDR family oxidoreductase produces the protein MSGPLLCRERVVIVTGAGRGLGRAHALAYAAEGARIVVNDLGVGLDGSPGKDGPAERVVAEIRAAGGEAVAHDGDVATTEGAASLVRTALETYGRLDTLVNNAGFLRDRMLVNLDEEDWDTVVRVHLKGHFLPLKHAAAHWRAETRAGRTPRARIVNTSSGAGLLGSVGQGNYSAAKAGIIGLTLVAAAELGRYGVQVNAIAPAARTRMTERVFARAMAAPDAGSFDAMAPENVSPLVVWLGADASAGVTGRVFETEGGRITVMEGWRPGPGADSGARRSPSEAGETARRLLARAQPPGAVYGAGGAPG, from the coding sequence ATGAGCGGACCGCTGCTGTGCCGGGAACGGGTCGTGATCGTCACCGGCGCGGGGCGCGGCCTCGGCCGGGCGCACGCGCTCGCGTACGCCGCCGAGGGCGCGCGGATCGTCGTGAACGACCTCGGGGTCGGGCTGGACGGCTCGCCGGGCAAGGACGGCCCGGCCGAGCGGGTCGTGGCGGAGATCCGCGCGGCGGGCGGCGAGGCGGTGGCCCACGACGGCGACGTGGCCACCACCGAGGGCGCCGCGTCCCTGGTGCGCACCGCCCTGGAGACCTACGGACGCCTCGACACCCTCGTCAACAACGCGGGTTTCCTGCGCGACCGGATGCTCGTCAACCTCGACGAGGAGGACTGGGACACCGTCGTGCGCGTCCACCTCAAGGGGCACTTCCTGCCCCTGAAGCACGCGGCGGCGCACTGGCGGGCGGAGACGAGGGCGGGCCGGACGCCGCGGGCCAGGATCGTCAACACGAGCAGCGGGGCCGGACTGCTGGGCTCGGTCGGGCAGGGCAACTACAGCGCGGCCAAGGCCGGGATCATCGGGCTGACCCTGGTCGCCGCGGCCGAACTGGGGCGCTACGGAGTCCAGGTCAACGCGATCGCGCCCGCCGCCCGCACCCGGATGACGGAACGCGTCTTCGCCCGGGCGATGGCGGCTCCGGACGCGGGCTCCTTCGACGCGATGGCGCCCGAGAACGTGTCGCCGCTGGTCGTGTGGCTGGGGGCGGACGCGAGCGCCGGCGTCACGGGACGCGTCTTCGAGACGGAGGGGGGCCGCATCACGGTCATGGAGGGCTGGCGGCCGGGGCCGGGCGCGGACAGCGGCGCCCGCCGCAGCCCCTCGGAGGCCGGGGAGACGGCCCGGCGGCTGCTCGCACGCGCGCAGCCGCCCGGCGCGGTGTACGGGGCGGGCGGCGCGCCGGGGTGA